The nucleotide sequence GGAGTCGGAGTTGTTCGGCTAGGCCGCACGCGCCAAAAAACGCGCCGCGAAGCCCTCGGGCGACGCGGCGACGCGAACTAACGGACAAGTATTTCCTGACGCCTTTTCGGACCGCCTCGGCGGGTCCGGGAAGGCGTCAGCTCTTTTTGGGAGTGGCCATGCCCGGCGTATAATGGGCCGGGTAGCGGGAGTCGGTCTGGGGAATCTGCAGGCCGACGCGGGCCTCGTTGTTGACCACGATGGGGCCGCTGAGATTTAAGGTGGTACGCTCGGGCATCCCCTGGGGGATGGTCACGGTGACCAGGACAGTGGCCTGCTCCCGGGAGTCGATGCCTAAAAGCCGCCGGTCCGCCTCGCCGATGACCACTTCGTATTCGGTCATAAACG is from Solidesulfovibrio magneticus RS-1 and encodes:
- the fliW gene encoding flagellar assembly protein FliW, which codes for MAKKNERIVETRLGRLTLPEERVLQFPRGLIGFGDQREFTLIQVREDSPFLVLQSLDNPSLGLLVADPYSFMTEYEVVIGEADRRLLGIDSREQATVLVTVTIPQGMPERTTLNLSGPIVVNNEARVGLQIPQTDSRYPAHYTPGMATPKKS